In Neorhizobium sp. NCHU2750, a single genomic region encodes these proteins:
- a CDS encoding ABC transporter substrate-binding protein, with product MKHFTKILAAAGVALSGAMTVALPAHAETTLTVHYPMPGFFKDVMDTISKKFMEENPDIKIQFANPSPTYEEGIQTIMRQAGTAEMPDLTFIALNRLRMASERNIPVDMGPMIAKDKASMAEQGFSDTILKLAQVDGKQVGLAFATSNPIMYYNADLVKAAGGNPDQPPKTWDEVIALGAKIKALGNGVDSIDFRWQGDDWMFSALLFGAGGTMLSEDESKVTFNGPEGQKAMNIIDRMVKEAGMPVFTKAAGEQAFVAGKVGFTFQTTGALRNTIKNVGGKFDLRTAEIPLLDPVNGKLPTGGNAVVILTHDAAKQEAAWKFAKFAAGPYGASVVVPGTGYVPNNELAAKSPEYLGNFYKENPLFQAGLKQMPRMIPWYAFPGSNGVRVTQTIVDNTARVVEQSATPKEALDDAAKEVKRLLPRS from the coding sequence ATGAAGCATTTCACCAAGATCCTTGCCGCAGCGGGCGTCGCCCTTTCCGGCGCCATGACTGTAGCGCTGCCGGCCCATGCCGAAACGACGCTGACCGTGCATTACCCGATGCCGGGCTTCTTCAAGGACGTGATGGACACGATCTCGAAGAAGTTCATGGAAGAGAACCCGGATATCAAGATCCAGTTCGCCAATCCTTCTCCGACCTATGAAGAAGGCATCCAGACGATCATGCGCCAGGCCGGTACGGCAGAAATGCCGGATCTGACCTTCATCGCGCTCAACCGCCTGCGCATGGCGAGCGAACGCAATATCCCGGTCGACATGGGCCCGATGATTGCCAAGGACAAGGCTTCGATGGCCGAGCAGGGCTTCTCGGACACGATCCTGAAGCTCGCGCAGGTCGACGGCAAGCAGGTCGGCCTCGCTTTCGCGACCTCCAACCCGATCATGTATTACAATGCCGATCTGGTTAAAGCTGCCGGCGGCAATCCAGACCAGCCGCCGAAGACCTGGGACGAAGTCATCGCTCTCGGCGCCAAGATCAAGGCGCTCGGCAACGGCGTCGATTCCATCGACTTCCGCTGGCAGGGCGACGACTGGATGTTCTCCGCGCTGCTGTTCGGCGCCGGCGGCACGATGCTTTCGGAAGACGAAAGCAAGGTCACGTTCAACGGTCCGGAAGGCCAGAAGGCGATGAACATCATCGACCGCATGGTCAAGGAAGCCGGCATGCCGGTCTTCACCAAGGCTGCCGGCGAGCAGGCCTTCGTTGCCGGCAAGGTCGGCTTCACTTTCCAGACCACCGGGGCGCTTCGCAACACGATCAAGAATGTCGGCGGCAAGTTCGACCTGCGTACAGCTGAAATCCCGCTTCTCGACCCGGTCAACGGCAAGCTGCCGACCGGCGGCAATGCCGTCGTCATCCTGACCCATGATGCCGCCAAGCAGGAAGCCGCATGGAAGTTCGCCAAGTTCGCTGCCGGCCCTTACGGCGCCTCGGTCGTCGTTCCGGGCACCGGCTACGTTCCGAACAATGAACTGGCCGCCAAGTCGCCGGAATATCTCGGCAACTTCTACAAGGAAAATCCGCTGTTCCAGGCCGGCCTGAAGCAGATGCCGCGGATGATCCCGTGGTATGCCTTCCCGGGTTCCAACGGCGTTCGTGTCACCCAGACGATCGTCGACAACACCGCCCGCGTCGTCGAGCAGTCGGCCACGCCGAAGGAAGCCTTGGACGACGCCGCCAAGGAAGTGAAGCGCCTCTTGCCGCGCAGCTGA
- a CDS encoding sugar ABC transporter permease, with product MAATSIDAAPVIPKARQSAAERHEARAGIMLSLPAIVLVFLFIILPVAAVIFLGFTNFELGYPGFEFVGFDNYSELFSDRTFQKSLWNTTVYAVIVTPVSIFMALGLAMLIEAEGIGKSFFRTAYFLPVASLLVAMATVWQYLFHPTIGPINAMLAMIGVTGPNWLGSAGMVLYSLSIIGVWQSVGFNLVLFLAGLTAIPRELYSAAEIDGAKSAWDRFRLVTWPMLGPTTLFVTTISIINSVKVFETVKTLTEGGPNKASEVLLYTIYQEGFVYLRVGYASAMTVVFLAILVVLMFFQYRVQDKQVHYS from the coding sequence ATGGCCGCAACTTCGATCGATGCAGCACCGGTCATACCCAAGGCCCGGCAATCGGCCGCCGAACGCCACGAGGCGCGTGCCGGCATCATGCTGTCGCTGCCGGCCATCGTGCTGGTCTTCCTGTTCATCATCCTGCCGGTGGCGGCCGTGATCTTTCTCGGTTTCACCAATTTCGAGCTCGGCTATCCGGGCTTCGAATTCGTCGGCTTCGATAATTACAGCGAGCTGTTCTCCGACCGGACGTTCCAGAAGTCGCTGTGGAACACGACCGTCTATGCCGTGATCGTGACGCCGGTTTCGATCTTCATGGCGCTCGGTCTTGCCATGCTGATCGAGGCGGAAGGGATCGGCAAGTCGTTCTTCCGCACCGCCTATTTCCTGCCGGTCGCATCACTGCTCGTCGCCATGGCGACCGTGTGGCAATATCTCTTCCACCCGACGATCGGGCCGATCAATGCCATGCTCGCGATGATCGGCGTTACCGGGCCGAACTGGCTCGGCTCGGCCGGCATGGTTCTCTACAGCCTGTCGATCATCGGCGTCTGGCAGTCTGTCGGCTTCAACCTGGTGCTGTTCCTCGCCGGCCTTACCGCCATTCCGCGGGAGCTCTATTCGGCAGCCGAGATCGACGGGGCGAAATCCGCCTGGGACCGGTTCCGGCTGGTCACCTGGCCGATGCTCGGGCCGACGACGTTGTTCGTCACCACGATCAGCATCATCAATTCGGTCAAGGTGTTCGAGACGGTCAAGACGCTCACCGAAGGCGGCCCGAACAAGGCCTCGGAAGTGCTGCTCTACACGATCTACCAGGAAGGCTTCGTCTATCTGCGGGTCGGCTATGCCTCGGCAATGACCGTCGTCTTCCTCGCCATCCTCGTCGTGCTGATGTTCTTCCAGTACCGGGTGCAGGACAAGCAGGTGCATTACTCATGA
- a CDS encoding metallophosphoesterase: MKVIQITDTHFSPEKPHFNGNWEPLLTWIEDQKADLIIHTGDLSVDGADKDHDITFSMDLMRQATAPMLIIPGNHDVGHLPGSHQPVNAERLKRWRDLTGSDRFIEDANGWRFVGLNALLVGHEDEEEEAQFEWLRTAFEERNGRRLALFSHKPLFVDDPEEGDTGYWGFRPAQRQRFFDLMAEHDVPLFASGHLHWAWKGRFKDTSIVWGPSAAFIIDTLEREMPGERLIGAVVHEFGDEVQSEIVAVPGTTAHYIDDVIHEVYPASAPKGGPAAKSHRRAQEEAAE, from the coding sequence ATGAAAGTCATCCAGATCACCGATACCCATTTCAGCCCGGAGAAGCCCCATTTCAACGGCAATTGGGAACCGCTCCTGACCTGGATCGAGGACCAGAAGGCCGACCTGATCATCCATACCGGCGATCTCTCCGTCGATGGTGCCGACAAGGACCACGACATCACCTTCTCGATGGACCTGATGCGGCAGGCCACTGCGCCGATGCTGATCATTCCCGGCAATCACGATGTCGGCCATCTGCCGGGTTCGCACCAGCCGGTCAATGCCGAGCGCCTGAAGCGCTGGCGCGATCTGACCGGCAGCGACCGTTTCATTGAGGATGCGAACGGCTGGCGTTTCGTTGGGCTCAACGCGCTTCTCGTCGGTCACGAGGACGAAGAAGAGGAAGCGCAGTTCGAATGGTTGCGGACCGCATTCGAGGAGCGCAACGGACGCCGGCTGGCGCTGTTTTCCCACAAGCCGCTGTTTGTCGATGATCCGGAAGAAGGCGACACGGGCTATTGGGGGTTTCGCCCCGCCCAGCGCCAGCGTTTCTTCGACCTGATGGCTGAGCATGACGTGCCGCTGTTTGCCAGCGGCCATCTGCACTGGGCCTGGAAGGGCAGGTTCAAGGACACCTCGATCGTCTGGGGTCCTTCGGCCGCCTTCATCATCGACACGTTGGAGCGCGAAATGCCGGGCGAGCGGCTGATCGGCGCCGTCGTGCATGAATTCGGCGACGAGGTTCAAAGCGAGATCGTCGCCGTGCCGGGCACGACCGCCCATTACATCGACGACGTCATCCACGAAGTCTATCCGGCCTCTGCCCCCAAGGGCGGCCCGGCGGCGAAGTCGCATCGCCGGGCGCAGGAGGAGGCCGCCGAATGA
- a CDS encoding ethanolamine ammonia-lyase subunit EutB has product MAYKTTIEQTVFRFDDLKALLAKATPERSGDQLAGIAADGPVERLAAQMALADLPMKAFLSEELISSDDDEVSRLIAERHDPAAFSAVSSMTVGEFREWLLRPETTHDRLEAITWGLTPEMVAAVSKIMRLQDMIAVSAKRRVVTRFRNTIGLAGRLSTRNQPNHPTDDSRGIIASAIDGLLMGSGDAVIGVNPATDSTDDYIRIVSLLDELREKLAIPTQTCCLGHVTTAIQAIERGAPVDLVFQSVAGSEKANRGFGVDLALLKEAHEAGRSLSRGMPGSNVMYFETGQGAALSADAHFGVDQQTMEARAYAVAREFDPLLVNTVVGFIGPEYLFNGKQIIRAGIEDHFCGKLLGLPMGVDVCYTNHADADQEDMDTLLTLLCAANVNFVITVPGADDIMLNYQSLSHHDAVYCRETLKRPPAPEFEAWLKEIGLTDRDGALVGEPAALSNYVRSSALIGA; this is encoded by the coding sequence ATGGCCTATAAGACGACGATCGAGCAGACGGTATTTCGTTTCGACGACCTGAAGGCATTGCTGGCAAAGGCGACGCCGGAGCGGTCGGGCGACCAACTGGCGGGTATTGCGGCAGACGGCCCGGTCGAGCGGCTGGCGGCGCAGATGGCGTTGGCCGATCTGCCAATGAAAGCATTTTTGTCGGAAGAGCTGATTTCATCCGATGACGATGAGGTCTCGCGACTGATTGCCGAGCGGCACGATCCCGCGGCGTTTTCCGCGGTCTCGTCGATGACCGTCGGCGAATTCCGCGAATGGCTGCTCAGGCCCGAGACGACGCATGACCGTCTGGAGGCGATCACCTGGGGGCTGACGCCCGAGATGGTGGCGGCGGTCTCCAAGATCATGCGGCTGCAGGATATGATCGCGGTGTCGGCAAAGCGCCGGGTCGTCACCCGTTTCCGCAACACGATCGGGCTTGCTGGCCGGCTTTCCACCCGCAACCAGCCGAACCACCCGACCGATGACAGCCGGGGCATCATCGCATCCGCCATAGACGGCTTGCTGATGGGATCGGGCGATGCGGTGATCGGCGTCAATCCGGCGACCGACAGCACGGACGATTATATCCGCATCGTCTCGCTGCTGGACGAACTGCGCGAAAAGCTCGCCATCCCCACCCAGACCTGTTGTCTCGGCCATGTGACGACTGCGATCCAGGCGATCGAGCGCGGCGCGCCGGTCGACCTCGTCTTCCAGTCGGTGGCGGGGTCGGAAAAGGCCAATCGCGGTTTCGGCGTCGATCTGGCGCTGCTTAAGGAGGCGCATGAGGCGGGGCGGTCGCTCAGTCGCGGCATGCCGGGCTCCAATGTCATGTATTTCGAGACGGGGCAGGGGGCGGCCCTTTCCGCCGATGCGCATTTCGGCGTCGATCAGCAGACGATGGAGGCGCGCGCCTATGCGGTTGCCCGCGAGTTCGATCCGCTGCTGGTTAATACGGTGGTCGGCTTCATCGGGCCGGAATATCTGTTCAACGGCAAGCAGATCATCCGTGCCGGCATCGAGGACCATTTCTGCGGCAAGCTTCTCGGCCTGCCGATGGGGGTTGATGTCTGCTATACCAACCATGCGGATGCCGACCAGGAGGACATGGATACGCTCCTGACGCTGCTCTGTGCGGCGAATGTCAATTTCGTCATCACCGTGCCCGGCGCCGACGACATCATGCTGAACTATCAGTCGCTGTCGCATCACGATGCCGTCTATTGCCGCGAAACGCTGAAACGGCCGCCGGCACCGGAATTCGAGGCATGGCTGAAGGAGATCGGACTTACCGACCGCGACGGGGCGCTGGTCGGCGAGCCGGCGGCGCTTTCCAACTATGTGCGCAGCAGCGCCTTGATCGGGGCCTGA
- a CDS encoding carbohydrate ABC transporter permease codes for MRANAFTPAFSVGRVVRLAILGLGALVFLAPYIFMISTAGKGQSDIFTSSLNLIPQHWFYAENFAKAWSRVNMAMLLFNGVIICAMILVIQVVIAIPCAYAMAKLKFRAAKAMMVLVMLGLLVPIHATALPLYVGFDSVGALNSYTALVAPFSISVFGIFLFLQFFRAMPDDLIHAARLDGMSEIGVIARVIVPNAWPAVTAFSIFSVVAHWNDLYWPLIVVSDQAYATPPLGLLYFRAAEAGDDYGALMAATLIITFPLVAAFLVAQKRFVEGITMTGLKG; via the coding sequence ATGAGAGCGAACGCCTTCACCCCCGCCTTTTCGGTTGGCCGCGTCGTCCGGCTCGCCATCCTCGGCCTCGGCGCTCTCGTCTTCCTGGCGCCCTACATCTTCATGATCTCGACTGCCGGCAAGGGCCAGAGCGACATCTTCACCTCGTCGCTCAACCTCATCCCGCAGCACTGGTTCTATGCGGAGAATTTCGCCAAGGCCTGGTCGCGCGTGAATATGGCGATGCTCCTGTTCAACGGCGTGATCATCTGCGCGATGATCCTCGTCATCCAGGTCGTCATCGCCATCCCTTGCGCCTATGCCATGGCGAAGCTGAAGTTCCGTGCGGCGAAGGCGATGATGGTTCTCGTCATGCTCGGCCTTCTGGTGCCGATCCATGCGACGGCGCTGCCACTCTATGTCGGTTTCGATAGCGTCGGTGCGCTCAACAGCTATACGGCGCTGGTTGCGCCCTTCTCGATCTCGGTCTTCGGCATCTTCCTGTTCCTGCAGTTCTTCCGCGCCATGCCGGACGACCTGATTCATGCCGCCCGTCTCGACGGGATGAGCGAGATCGGCGTGATTGCCCGCGTCATCGTGCCGAATGCCTGGCCGGCGGTCACGGCGTTTTCGATCTTCTCGGTCGTCGCCCACTGGAACGACCTCTACTGGCCGCTGATCGTCGTCTCCGATCAGGCCTATGCCACCCCGCCGCTCGGCCTTCTCTACTTCCGCGCCGCCGAAGCCGGCGACGACTACGGCGCCCTGATGGCGGCAACCCTGATCATCACCTTCCCCCTCGTCGCCGCCTTTCTGGTCGCCCAGAAGCGCTTCGTCGAAGGGATCACCATGACCGGTCTCAAGGGCTGA
- a CDS encoding potassium channel family protein — protein sequence MDTQGTSHRHRPKLHALRDTARRVATGRDTWALRWQALLAIVDICILAFFLAGPYLRDGPSYLIIDYAIAVWVAAELVARALAAPSFGKLLKTPMTWVDLVILGTLLFPDILFNFAFLRVMRIWAIGRSPLLKEIMRRFGCLHLEDVTRACLNFLVFLFLVTGFVYTTFFYDRSNGEGFVDALYFTVATITTTGFGDITLPGTLGKLTSVVTMIIGISLFVRLAQTIIRPHKVRFACPECGLQRHDTDAVHCKACGHLLNIPDEGH from the coding sequence ATGGACACGCAAGGCACGTCACATCGCCACCGCCCGAAACTCCACGCGCTGAGAGATACGGCCCGGCGTGTCGCCACCGGCCGCGACACTTGGGCGCTGCGCTGGCAGGCGCTGCTCGCCATCGTCGATATCTGCATCCTCGCCTTCTTCCTGGCCGGCCCCTATCTGCGCGACGGGCCATCCTACCTGATCATCGACTATGCGATCGCAGTCTGGGTGGCAGCAGAACTCGTCGCGCGGGCATTGGCGGCGCCGTCCTTCGGAAAACTCCTCAAGACACCGATGACCTGGGTCGACCTCGTGATTCTCGGGACGCTGCTCTTCCCCGACATCCTGTTCAACTTCGCCTTCCTCAGGGTGATGCGCATCTGGGCGATCGGCCGCAGCCCGCTTCTGAAGGAAATCATGCGCCGCTTCGGCTGCCTGCATCTTGAAGATGTCACGCGCGCCTGCCTGAACTTCCTCGTCTTCCTGTTCCTGGTGACGGGCTTCGTCTACACGACCTTTTTCTACGATCGCAGCAATGGCGAGGGATTTGTCGACGCGCTCTATTTCACCGTTGCCACCATCACTACGACCGGCTTCGGCGATATCACCCTGCCTGGCACGCTCGGCAAGCTGACCTCCGTCGTCACGATGATCATCGGCATCTCGCTCTTCGTGCGCCTCGCCCAGACGATCATCAGGCCGCACAAGGTCCGCTTCGCCTGCCCCGAATGCGGCCTGCAGCGGCATGACACGGACGCCGTTCACTGCAAGGCCTGCGGCCATCTTCTCAACATCCCCGACGAAGGACACTGA
- a CDS encoding ABC transporter ATP-binding protein yields MSALTLNNIQKSFGGNQILKGVSLDAEPGEFIALVGPSGCGKSTLLRILAGLETSDSGEIVIDGREVSQVQAADRNVAMVFQSYALYPHLTAAQNIAVPLVMRRLTRAQRIPFVAPLMPGQRKAVADIHRDVREMATSLKIDHLLDRKPGQMSGGQRQRVALARAMVRRPAVFLMDEPLSNLDANLRVHARGEIVELHRRAGVPTVYVTHDQAEALSMADRVAVMIGGSLLQLAPPQVIYDDPQHIEVAKFVGQPRINLIASQVEDNGIVALGTERCVLADRNLAASSQVTLGIRPEFVRVSRSGDVGLPAHVERVEFLGSEIIVYCRLDAIGETMIAKVTPAEGAGLVSGAPVRLSAAAQHIFVFGADGARLASAPLAENAMREAAHG; encoded by the coding sequence ATGAGCGCGCTCACTCTCAACAACATCCAGAAATCCTTCGGCGGCAACCAGATCCTCAAGGGTGTGAGCCTTGATGCAGAGCCGGGCGAGTTCATCGCGCTGGTCGGTCCGTCTGGCTGCGGCAAGAGTACGCTTCTGCGCATCCTCGCGGGTCTGGAAACCTCCGACAGCGGCGAGATCGTTATCGACGGGCGCGAAGTGAGCCAGGTTCAGGCGGCTGACCGCAATGTCGCGATGGTGTTCCAGTCCTATGCGCTCTATCCGCATCTGACGGCGGCGCAGAACATTGCCGTGCCGCTCGTCATGCGCCGGCTGACGCGGGCACAGCGCATTCCTTTCGTCGCACCGCTGATGCCGGGCCAGCGCAAGGCCGTTGCCGATATCCATCGCGACGTGCGCGAGATGGCGACTTCGCTCAAGATCGACCATCTTCTCGACCGCAAGCCCGGCCAGATGTCCGGTGGCCAGCGCCAGCGCGTGGCGCTTGCCCGTGCCATGGTGCGCCGCCCGGCAGTGTTCCTGATGGATGAGCCGCTGTCGAACCTCGATGCCAACCTGCGCGTCCATGCCCGCGGCGAGATCGTCGAACTGCACCGCCGCGCCGGTGTGCCGACCGTCTATGTCACCCATGACCAGGCGGAAGCTTTGTCGATGGCGGACCGGGTGGCGGTGATGATCGGCGGCTCGCTGCTGCAGCTTGCCCCGCCGCAGGTGATCTATGACGATCCGCAGCATATCGAAGTGGCGAAATTCGTCGGCCAGCCGCGCATCAACCTGATTGCCTCGCAGGTGGAAGACAATGGTATCGTGGCGCTCGGGACCGAGCGCTGCGTGCTGGCCGATCGCAATCTTGCGGCAAGCAGCCAGGTCACGCTCGGTATCCGGCCGGAATTTGTTCGGGTATCGCGCTCGGGCGACGTGGGGTTGCCCGCGCATGTCGAGCGGGTCGAGTTCCTCGGCTCGGAAATCATCGTCTATTGCCGTCTCGATGCGATCGGCGAGACGATGATCGCCAAGGTGACGCCGGCCGAAGGTGCAGGCCTTGTCTCCGGCGCACCGGTTCGCCTTTCGGCGGCCGCCCAGCATATTTTCGTCTTCGGTGCCGATGGTGCCCGGCTTGCCTCGGCGCCGCTGGCGGAAAATGCGATGAGGGAGGCGGCCCATGGCTGA
- a CDS encoding substrate-binding domain-containing protein, with translation MTTLQDVAERAGCSLATASRALTLKGSVSDAMLKKVRRAAAELGYRHTVSGGKSGRRLVVGILIPSITNPVFSSSLSSIENRMLMAGHGVLIAQSNYDPARELDAVAALLNERPTGLILTLCAAEKSGILDLPLPPTVLLHNRPTAHFPSAVTVDNFRAGHELTTHLRDLGHERILFLSGSFAASDRARLRYDGYAKAMAQTGVEPLPAMQISFVGDYDMLDLSTAIADWKPTAIIASNDLLAFGVIGALRREGLSVPGDISVAGFDGISLGRMMDPPLTTIEMPDASMGAAAASLLLDIAENAAPPRHLEMAYTLRRGGSVRAV, from the coding sequence TTGACGACGCTGCAGGACGTGGCGGAACGCGCCGGCTGCTCGCTTGCGACGGCAAGCCGGGCACTGACCCTCAAGGGCTCGGTCAGCGACGCGATGCTGAAAAAGGTGCGCCGCGCCGCCGCCGAACTCGGCTATCGCCATACGGTTTCCGGCGGCAAATCCGGCCGAAGGCTCGTCGTCGGCATCCTGATCCCTAGCATCACAAACCCCGTCTTCTCCTCCTCGCTGTCGAGCATCGAAAACCGCATGCTGATGGCCGGCCACGGCGTGCTGATCGCCCAGTCGAACTACGATCCCGCCCGTGAACTCGATGCCGTGGCGGCCCTGCTCAACGAAAGACCCACCGGGCTGATCCTGACGCTCTGCGCGGCGGAAAAAAGCGGCATCCTAGATTTGCCCCTGCCGCCCACGGTGCTTTTGCACAACCGCCCGACCGCACATTTTCCGTCCGCCGTGACGGTCGACAATTTCAGGGCCGGACACGAACTGACCACCCATCTGCGCGACCTCGGCCACGAGCGTATTCTCTTCCTGTCCGGCAGCTTTGCCGCATCCGACCGCGCCCGCCTGCGTTACGACGGCTATGCCAAGGCGATGGCGCAAACCGGCGTCGAGCCCTTGCCCGCCATGCAGATCTCCTTTGTCGGCGATTACGACATGCTCGACCTGTCGACCGCAATCGCCGACTGGAAGCCGACAGCCATCATCGCCTCCAACGATCTGCTGGCTTTCGGCGTCATCGGTGCCCTGCGTCGCGAGGGCCTGTCCGTGCCGGGCGACATTTCGGTTGCCGGCTTCGACGGCATATCGCTCGGCCGCATGATGGACCCACCGCTGACGACGATCGAAATGCCCGATGCCAGCATGGGCGCCGCCGCCGCCTCCCTGCTTCTCGACATCGCCGAAAACGCCGCCCCGCCAAGGCATCTGGAAATGGCTTACACGCTGCGGCGCGGCGGGAGTGTGCGGGCGGTTTGA